In Mycolicibacterium mucogenicum DSM 44124, the following are encoded in one genomic region:
- a CDS encoding PLP-dependent cysteine synthase family protein: MTSPVAERSVDRGWVDNAVRLIEADARRSADTHLLRYPLPAAWSASVDVQLYLKDESTHITGSLKHRLARSLFLYGLCNGWIGPHTTVIEASSGSTAVSEAYFAALLGLEFIAVMPSSTSAAKIELIENQGGRCHFVDQSSQVYDEAERLARETGGHYLDQFTNAERATDWRGNNNIAESIFSQLRDEAHPIPEWIVVGAGTGGTSATIGRFLRYRRHATRLCVVDPENSAFYPSWAAGDREVFTGASSRIEGIGRPRVEPSFLPGVVDAMVCVPDAASVAAARHVSKVLGRRVGPSTGTNIWGAFGLLAEMVAQGRSGSVVTLLADSGDRYADTYFDDAWVSSRGLDSTDAGAALAEFERSGRWE, encoded by the coding sequence GTGACCTCGCCGGTGGCGGAGCGCAGCGTCGACCGCGGCTGGGTCGACAACGCGGTGCGCCTCATCGAGGCCGACGCCCGGCGCAGCGCCGACACCCATCTCCTGCGCTATCCGTTGCCCGCCGCGTGGAGCGCGAGCGTCGACGTCCAGCTGTATCTCAAGGACGAGAGCACGCACATCACCGGCAGCCTCAAACACCGGCTGGCCCGGTCGCTGTTCCTGTACGGGTTGTGCAACGGCTGGATCGGTCCGCACACGACGGTCATCGAGGCGTCCTCCGGGTCCACCGCGGTGTCCGAGGCGTATTTCGCGGCGCTGCTGGGGCTGGAGTTCATCGCGGTGATGCCGTCGTCGACGAGCGCGGCCAAGATAGAGCTCATCGAAAATCAGGGTGGCCGTTGCCATTTCGTGGACCAGTCGTCACAGGTGTACGACGAGGCGGAGCGTCTGGCCCGCGAGACGGGCGGCCACTACCTGGATCAGTTCACCAACGCCGAGCGCGCCACCGACTGGCGGGGCAACAACAACATCGCGGAGTCGATCTTCTCGCAGCTGCGCGACGAGGCCCATCCGATTCCGGAGTGGATCGTGGTCGGTGCGGGCACCGGCGGGACCAGCGCCACGATCGGGCGGTTCCTGCGCTACCGGCGCCATGCCACCCGGCTCTGTGTGGTGGACCCGGAGAATTCGGCGTTCTATCCGTCGTGGGCCGCGGGCGACCGGGAGGTGTTCACCGGGGCGTCGTCGCGCATCGAGGGCATCGGCCGGCCGCGGGTGGAGCCGTCGTTCCTGCCCGGCGTCGTGGACGCCATGGTGTGCGTGCCGGACGCGGCCTCAGTGGCCGCAGCGCGGCACGTGAGCAAGGTGCTGGGCCGACGAGTGGGTCCGTCCACGGGGACGAACATCTGGGGTGCGTTCGGGCTCCTGGCCGAGATGGTGGCGCAGGGCCGCAGTGGGTCGGTGGTGACGCTTCTGGCCGACAGCGGTGACCGTTACGCCGACACTTACTTCGACGACGCGTGGGTCAGCAGCCGCGGGCTGGACTCCACAGACGCCGGAGCGGCGCTGGCGGAATTCGAGCGCTCCGGCCGCTGGGAGTGA
- a CDS encoding CDGP domain-containing protein produces the protein MRLLIITGVLGAAITAAPASHALPPNCVQQPWGFLGSQVRTICDDPIRADGSWMRARVIGVPRHYEYPSSSCSGSAYYSNCTFYPGGWVEAVFSDREMYEVRPETVLPDEPGHLPG, from the coding sequence ATGAGACTCCTCATCATTACCGGCGTATTAGGAGCCGCGATCACAGCCGCCCCGGCGTCGCATGCCCTCCCACCTAACTGCGTACAGCAGCCATGGGGATTCCTCGGTTCCCAAGTCCGAACTATCTGCGATGACCCAATCCGTGCTGACGGGTCATGGATGCGGGCGAGAGTTATCGGGGTCCCCCGGCATTACGAGTACCCCAGCAGCTCTTGTTCCGGCAGCGCGTATTACAGCAATTGCACGTTCTATCCAGGCGGGTGGGTGGAGGCAGTCTTCTCGGACCGGGAAATGTACGAAGTCCGACCAGAAACGGTGCTGCCAGATGAGCCGGGGCATCTGCCGGGCTAG
- a CDS encoding metallophosphoesterase, producing MSAIARNAAVTVAGTLAAGLAYASLIERNAFVVREVTMPVLTPGSSPLRVLHLSDLHMMPAQRRKQAWLRELARWEPDLVVNTGDNLSHPKSVPAVVQAMGDLLAVPGVFVFGSNDYFAPKPKNPANYLFSKHKRITGRPLPWQDLRAAFTERGWLDMTHTRREIEVNGQLISVAGVDDPHLNRDRYDTIAGRPNPAANLSLGVTHAPYTRVLDRFADDGYQLVLAGHTHGGQLCVPFYGALVTNCDIDTSRVKGPSRWGAHTQLHVSAGLGTSPYTPVRFCCRPEVTLLTLVAAPTGGGHTGIGADMTQPAVSAR from the coding sequence ATGTCTGCCATCGCCCGCAACGCAGCCGTCACCGTCGCCGGAACCCTGGCTGCGGGCCTCGCCTACGCGTCGCTCATCGAGCGCAACGCGTTCGTGGTCCGCGAGGTCACCATGCCGGTGCTGACGCCCGGCTCGTCGCCGCTGCGGGTGCTGCATCTGAGCGATCTGCACATGATGCCGGCGCAGCGTCGCAAGCAGGCGTGGCTGCGCGAGCTGGCCCGCTGGGAGCCCGACCTGGTGGTCAACACCGGCGACAACCTCTCGCACCCGAAGTCGGTGCCGGCCGTGGTGCAGGCGATGGGTGATCTGCTGGCGGTGCCCGGTGTGTTCGTGTTCGGCAGCAACGACTACTTCGCGCCGAAGCCGAAGAATCCCGCCAACTACCTGTTCAGCAAGCACAAGCGAATCACCGGGCGGCCGCTGCCGTGGCAGGACCTGCGCGCGGCGTTCACCGAGCGCGGCTGGCTGGACATGACCCACACGCGGCGCGAGATCGAAGTCAACGGGCAGCTCATCTCCGTCGCCGGGGTCGACGATCCGCACCTCAACCGCGACCGCTACGACACCATCGCCGGACGGCCCAACCCGGCCGCCAACCTGTCGCTGGGCGTCACCCACGCGCCGTACACCCGCGTGCTGGACCGCTTCGCCGACGACGGCTACCAGCTGGTGCTGGCCGGGCACACGCACGGCGGGCAGCTGTGCGTGCCGTTCTACGGCGCGCTGGTAACCAACTGCGACATCGACACCTCGCGGGTGAAGGGCCCGTCCCGCTGGGGCGCCCACACGCAGCTACACGTGTCGGCCGGTCTGGGTACCTCGCCGTACACGCCGGTGCGCTTCTGCTGCCGGCCCGAGGTGACGCTGCTGACGCTGGTGGCCGCGCCCACCGGCGGTGGGCACACCGGTATCGGCGCCGACATGACGCAGCCGGCCGTCTCGGCACGGTGA
- a CDS encoding TetR/AcrR family transcriptional regulator produces MAELKSFDTGVRSRTRKAILDAATAVLATNPAASLSDIATAANVGRSTLHRYFPERTELIRAVALYVHEMCNAAIDKAEPACGPPLAALRRVVESQLDLGPIVPFVYNEPTIVADPELSAILDTGDEAIAEVLARVSARPQTSPPEWPRLVFWALLDAGYEALRRNIAPRVEIVDAIMASLTAGTITPDQS; encoded by the coding sequence ATGGCTGAATTGAAATCGTTCGACACTGGCGTGCGGTCGCGCACCCGGAAAGCGATTCTCGATGCCGCCACCGCCGTCCTGGCGACCAATCCCGCGGCGTCGCTGAGCGACATCGCCACCGCCGCGAACGTCGGCCGCAGCACGCTGCACCGATACTTCCCCGAGCGCACCGAGCTGATCCGCGCCGTCGCGCTGTACGTGCACGAGATGTGCAACGCCGCCATCGACAAGGCCGAACCGGCCTGTGGTCCCCCACTCGCGGCGCTGCGCCGGGTGGTCGAATCCCAGCTGGACCTCGGACCCATCGTGCCCTTCGTCTACAACGAGCCGACCATCGTGGCCGATCCGGAACTGTCCGCGATCCTCGATACCGGCGACGAGGCGATAGCCGAAGTGCTGGCGCGGGTTTCGGCACGACCGCAGACGAGCCCACCGGAGTGGCCGCGCCTGGTTTTCTGGGCCCTGCTCGACGCCGGATATGAGGCACTGCGCCGGAACATCGCGCCGCGGGTCGAGATCGTCGACGCCATCATGGCCAGCCTGACAGCCGGCACCATCACCCCGGATCAATCCTGA
- the ponA2 gene encoding transglycosylase/D,D-transpeptidase PonA2: MSERPQNRPPTAVTVIKLTWCVLLAAVVLAAMMFPLIGGAGLMSNRASDVVANGSAQLVEGDAPAVSTMVDAKGNPIAWLYSQRRFEVPSDQIANTMKLAIVSIEDKRFAEHNGVDWKGTLTGLSGYMSGSADTRGGSTLEQQYVKNYQLLVVAQSDAERRAAIETTPARKLREIRMALTLDKTFTKSEILTRYLNLVSFGNGAFGIQDAAQTYFGINANQLNWQQAALLAGMVQSTSGLDPYVNPDGALARRNLVLDTMIQNVPQEADALRAAKAEPLGILPQPNQLPRGCIAAGDRAFFCDYVLDYLSKAGISKDQVAKGGYLIRTTIDPDIQNSVKSSIDGIASPSIDGIASVMSVIRPGKDNHQVVAMASNRTYGLNTAAGETMQPQPFSLVGDGAGSIFKLFTTAAALDMGMGINAQLDIPGRFEAKGLGSGGAKGCPKDKWCVENDGRYRGSMNVTEALASSPNTGFAKLISQIGVPRTVDMAVKLGLRSYAAPGTARPYDPNSNESLADFIKRQNIGSFTLGPFEVNALELSNVAATLASGGTWCPPNPVDKVFDRHGNEVSVTTQTCEQAVPEGLANTLANAMNKDAISGTGAAAAQSVGWTLPVSGKTGTTEAHRSSAFLGFTSAYAAANYIYDDSPTPSDLCSFPLRQCGRGDLYGGHEPARTWFTAMKQFTPPNVVMPPTDPRYVDGGPGSKVPSVAGMDLDLAQNRIKEAGFQLSAQPSWVNSTAPSGQVVGTSPSGQTIPGSIITIQVSNGIAPPPPPPPPVGIPGIDGLPPVQIGSTVVEIPGLPPITVPVLGPPPP; this comes from the coding sequence ATGTCCGAGCGACCGCAGAACCGTCCGCCGACCGCGGTCACCGTCATCAAGTTGACGTGGTGCGTTCTGCTCGCCGCCGTGGTGCTTGCCGCGATGATGTTCCCGCTCATCGGGGGTGCCGGCCTGATGTCCAACCGGGCATCCGACGTCGTCGCCAACGGTTCGGCCCAGCTGGTCGAAGGTGATGCGCCCGCCGTATCCACCATGGTCGACGCCAAGGGCAACCCCATCGCGTGGCTGTATTCGCAGCGTCGCTTCGAGGTTCCGAGCGATCAGATCGCCAACACCATGAAGCTGGCCATCGTCTCGATCGAGGACAAACGGTTTGCCGAGCACAACGGGGTTGACTGGAAGGGCACGCTGACGGGCCTGTCGGGCTACATGTCCGGCTCCGCCGATACGCGTGGTGGATCGACCCTCGAGCAGCAGTACGTGAAGAACTACCAGCTGCTCGTGGTCGCGCAGAGCGACGCCGAACGGCGGGCCGCCATCGAGACCACCCCGGCACGCAAGCTGCGCGAAATCCGGATGGCGCTGACCCTGGACAAGACGTTCACCAAGTCCGAGATCCTGACGCGCTACCTGAACCTGGTGTCGTTCGGTAACGGCGCGTTCGGCATCCAGGACGCCGCCCAGACGTACTTCGGCATCAACGCCAACCAGCTGAACTGGCAGCAGGCCGCGCTGCTCGCCGGCATGGTGCAGTCGACCAGCGGACTGGATCCGTACGTCAACCCCGACGGTGCCCTGGCACGTCGAAACCTGGTGCTGGACACCATGATCCAGAACGTCCCCCAGGAAGCCGACGCCCTGCGCGCCGCCAAGGCCGAGCCGCTCGGCATCCTGCCGCAGCCCAACCAGCTGCCCCGCGGCTGCATCGCCGCCGGTGACCGCGCCTTCTTCTGCGACTACGTCCTCGACTATCTGTCGAAGGCCGGCATCAGCAAGGACCAGGTGGCCAAGGGCGGCTACCTGATCCGCACGACGATCGACCCCGACATCCAGAACTCGGTCAAGTCGTCGATCGACGGCATCGCATCCCCGTCCATCGACGGCATCGCCAGCGTCATGAGCGTCATCCGCCCCGGCAAGGACAACCACCAGGTGGTGGCGATGGCCAGCAACCGGACCTACGGCCTGAACACCGCGGCCGGGGAAACCATGCAGCCACAACCATTTTCGTTGGTCGGTGACGGCGCCGGCTCCATCTTCAAGCTGTTCACCACGGCCGCCGCCCTGGACATGGGCATGGGCATCAACGCGCAGCTGGACATTCCCGGCCGGTTCGAGGCCAAGGGCCTGGGCAGTGGTGGTGCCAAGGGCTGCCCCAAGGACAAGTGGTGCGTCGAGAACGACGGCCGCTACCGGGGCAGCATGAACGTCACCGAAGCGCTAGCGTCGTCGCCGAACACCGGGTTCGCCAAGCTCATCTCGCAGATCGGTGTCCCGCGGACGGTCGACATGGCGGTCAAGCTGGGGCTGCGGTCCTACGCCGCGCCGGGCACCGCCCGCCCGTACGACCCGAACAGCAACGAGAGCCTGGCCGACTTCATCAAGCGCCAGAACATCGGCTCGTTCACCCTGGGACCGTTCGAGGTCAACGCCCTCGAGCTGTCCAACGTCGCGGCGACGCTGGCGTCGGGCGGCACCTGGTGCCCGCCCAACCCGGTGGACAAGGTGTTCGACCGGCACGGTAACGAGGTCTCGGTGACCACCCAGACCTGCGAGCAGGCGGTCCCCGAGGGTCTGGCCAACACCCTCGCCAATGCGATGAACAAGGACGCCATCAGCGGCACCGGCGCCGCGGCCGCGCAGTCGGTGGGCTGGACCTTGCCGGTATCGGGCAAGACCGGCACCACCGAGGCCCACCGGTCGTCGGCGTTCCTGGGCTTCACCAGTGCCTACGCCGCCGCCAACTACATCTACGACGACTCGCCCACACCGTCCGACCTGTGCTCGTTCCCGCTGCGCCAGTGCGGCCGCGGTGATCTCTACGGCGGCCACGAGCCGGCCCGCACCTGGTTCACGGCGATGAAGCAGTTCACGCCGCCCAACGTGGTGATGCCGCCGACCGACCCGCGCTATGTCGACGGCGGGCCGGGCTCGAAGGTGCCGAGCGTCGCGGGTATGGACCTCGACCTGGCGCAGAACCGCATCAAGGAAGCCGGCTTCCAGCTGTCCGCGCAGCCGTCGTGGGTCAACAGCACCGCGCCGTCGGGTCAGGTGGTCGGAACGTCGCCGTCGGGGCAGACCATCCCCGGCTCGATCATCACGATCCAGGTCAGCAATGGCATCGCGCCGCCGCCTCCGCCGCCACCGCCAGTGGGAATTCCCGGCATCGATGGCCTGCCGCCGGTGCAGATCGGGTCGACGGTCGTGGAGATTCCGGGCCTGCCGCCCATCACCGTGCCGGTCCTCGGTCCCCCGCCCCCATAG